The Pseudochaenichthys georgianus unplaced genomic scaffold, fPseGeo1.2 scaffold_723_arrow_ctg1, whole genome shotgun sequence genome contains the following window.
tCCAGGAAGAGCGCTCTATAAATCACACGCATCATTATTATTACATTCCTCTGTTAGCGActcacacattacacacatcacacacattacacacatcacacacacacacacacatcacacacatcacacacacacacattacacacacacacatcacacacatgtgtaatgtgtgtggtgtgtgtagtgtaatgtgtgtgatgtgtgtagtgtaatgtgtgtgatgtgtgtaatgtgtgtaattacacacattacacacatcacacacatcatGTATCTCATACATCGTATAGACTCTTCTGGCACTACGTATTATATCTGTGTTCTCTGTTATCGGGTGTAttgtgttaataataataattccttacatttattatagcgcttttccagatgctcaaagcgcttcacaaatacacacaatacacacattacacacattacacacattacacacattacacatctaTCATACATGCGCTGTGTGTTTCTCCTCTCTGTGGAGTCCTCTAGTGGAGTCCTCTAGTGGAGTCCTCTGTGGAGTCCTCTAGTGGAGTCCTCTAGTGGAGTCCTCTAGTGGAGTCCTCTAGTGGAGTCCTTCAGAGCCTGATGGAGGTGTTTCTCCTCTGTGGAGTCCTCTAGTGGAGTCCTCTTGTGGAGTCCTCTGTGGAATCCTTTAGTGGAGTCCTCTGTGGAGTCCTCTAGTGGAGTCCTCTAGTGGAGTCCTCTGTGGAGTCCTTCAGAGCCTGATGGAGGTGTTTCTCCTCAGCTCTGGAGAGCGGCTCCGTGTCGCTGTTCGTCCCGGGGAAGAAGTACGGAGAAGACGCCGATCAGCAGATCTCCTTCCCGGTTCTCTGCAGCTTCTGGGCTCTCGCCGACCAATCAGACGCCTCCAAACGGAGCCTGAGGGCCGACGCTGTGCTGGGAACTGTGGTGGGTTCAAAGGTCACTCGTGTTTAGATAATTTAACACCAGTTtggaaaataaagtgttttttcaGTGAAGCTGTAGCTTGTTTGGTTCCAGTGAGCCAATCGGCTCGCTCCCTCCCTGACCTGCAGGACCCGTGCTCCGATACGCAGGACTCAAGAGTCGCTCATGTTTGGATTCCTCAGGAGCCGCCGAGCCCTTTATGTTGCACACACATTTCTACACTCAATGTTCTCTCGAGTACATTCCTTTAGAACAGTTCAATGTAAGAGAACGATGTATTGAGTCTCAGGAGAGTGGAGAACACGTTGGCTGCTTGCTGTTGAAGCTGCTGAACGATGGAGTCAAGAGGAAACAGGAACGTGACACATGACAGCACGGCAGATCCCCCGAGGATCATCAGAGCTGTTgttccgggggggggggggggggggtacttcCTGAGTCTCGCTGCGTGTTTCTGAGCCGCTCTCCTCTCTCTTCGGCAGGATCTGGGTCCGGTGTCCTCTCAGCTGGCGGACGCTTTCGGTCTGATTCTGCAGTGTCGAGATGTCGGGGGGGAACAGCCTTTGCACACCCTGCAGCAAGCAGTGCATTCTGGGAAACCCCTGTACCCCTCCTGCTGGGACTTCACGACTCAGGACTACCAGGAGGTCAACATGCATCACACACATGTTGAATTTGGACCCTTTTAAAGCCGGTCTCTTCCACATTGTGCCCGTGCTGTGGGGCGCTGTCGGTTCCACTTCCAACGTTAGAAAGTTATCCCACGTCAAGATCTTTGCATTTATACAGCCAGTACTATTTAAACTGTACGTTTTAAGAAGCCACAATGCCCCTGACTCAAGGGCAACATTACACTCTGCAATACTCTTGATGTTCTGCCTGCAGCTGCTGAACCACGCTCAGGCTCTGAGGGTGGAGATGAGTCCTGGAGCGGAGAAGATGCTCCATGGATACTACATGGCCAGCAGGAGAGTGCGTACTCAGAGTCAGGGCGTCAAGATCTCTGTGGCCTCCATCAAGCTACTGTAAGAGCTCCAGAACagagagaagtacacatcctgtactcaagtacaagtacacacatcctgtactcaaatggaagtacacacatcctgtactcaagtggaagtacacacatcctttcctcaagtggaagtacacacatcctgtactcaagtggaagtacacacatcctgtactcaagtagaagtacacacatcctttactcaagtacaagtacacacatcctttactcaagtggaagtacacacatcctgtactcaagtacaagtacacacatcctttactcaagtacaagtacacacatcctttactcaagtacaagtacacacatcctttactcaagtggaagtacacacatcctgtactcaagtacaagtacacacatcctttactcaagtacaagtacacacatcctttactcaagtggaagtacacacatcctgtactcaagtacaagtacacacatcctttactcaagtacaagtacacacatcctttactcaagtggaagtacacacatcctttcctcaagtggaagtacacacatcctgtactcaagtacaagtacacacatcctttactcaagtacaagtacacacatcctttactcaagtggaagtacacacatcctttacccaagtacaagtacacacatcctttactcaagtacaagtacacacatcctttactcaagtacaagtacacacatcctgtactcaagtggAAGTACTTACatccaacatgtgagaagtcaaagtaaaaagtggtcAGGAAAATAagtagtactgataccagaaaaatgtactgaaGTACAtaaacgaagtatttgtactccactacttcccaactCTGCAAATGAACTTGTAATATTCTCACGTTCTGCCCCATAGAGTGTGAAGTCACAGTCCAGTGTAATACCACCTCTATCCACCAGATGAAGCTCTTTAATGACAGATCTGTTCCTCTGTGGTGACGGAGTGAAACTCAAAATGTCACATTAAGCTTTAAATCTCTAAACATTTACATGATCTGCTCCTGATTTAATTCCTTCAACTATCCCCGACTTTACACACTTTCACATGACTTAATTATAAAAGCTCTGATAAATACTTGTTTGTTTGCAGGATCTCTCTGTCTGAAGCGCACTGCAAGCTGAGCCTCAGACCTCGGGTTGAGGAAGAAGACGCGGTGATCGCCGTGCTGCTCTGTGAGAACTCGGTCACTCTCAAACACGGTACTTTCTAACATGTACGCACCCATGCACAGACAAGGTGTACAATAGCACAATATGGGGCGCGTTTAGATATATGAAAGCGTCTCTTCACGACATGTTTGAAATGTTTACATTTGCTCATACTTGTATATCGTTTTTCTGTAAAATAGTGAATTTCACTTATAATAATCACTTATTTAGAGGCTTAAAATTAGTTTTCTGCTTCAGTCTTGCCTGCATATCAGTCATCTTTCATGTTATCATAAACATTTTAAACGGTGGAAATTGTTTCCTACCATTTAGGAAAAGGCACATTACACACGTTTGTATAAGTGTGCACTCCTTATCGCCTTCGTAACACTATATGAATTCAGAATTACCCTAGTTCACGGACACATCCAACATTATACATTTATGCATAAAGATGCTGTAAATACAGCTGTTTCTTTCCGTGACCACGCAACAATTATTATTGAGAACCGGGGGTTTCAAACTAtttcatttgatgtggcccgAAAAGAATACGAGTATATTATAttccgctttacagaagcacattgcccataaactacatgtcccacaatgcatctcattttgtgacatgcacactgaagagattTATTTgcccttctgctttcagacattAAGTGATTACCCATcccataataatccaatgcagaggcaatcatgtcatatttatttaaatagtcttaaagttacaaccagaCCTTTGAGTGCAGCCACGCGGAGGATGTTGCCCCGCGATGAGTTTGAGCCCCCTTAATGTATTGATAAATACCATGGTGTCTTATATCTGACATTTTAACCCACTCATGCATAAATACAGTAAAAACAGCTTTCCACATGTTTCTCCTGACCCTGCGATTATTCTGAAGCACCGGAGGGCCTAAATAAAGTATGTATCTTTCCTCCAGGAGCCTCAGCACTCATTATCCCCCCAGAGTCTGTGTTTCCCTGCGACCTGAAAGGCGTGGACGGTTTGCAGCGGAGAGACGACATCCTGGAGGATCTGCAGCAGAACATCCTGAGATTTATTTACACCTACGCACCTGGAGCTGGATCCTACATCACCGAGGAGTAACCCCTCCAATCCAGAGGGTCAGAGCACAGGTCGGGAGGTCATAATGAACTTTAATATGTACGCTGACTAGTATGTGTCTGCATTTAAAGATATGTGTTTTTGTTCAACGGTATTCATTTACTATTGAAAATAGAGGCGCATGTGCCGGATGtctctaaaa
Protein-coding sequences here:
- the LOC117444074 gene encoding minichromosome maintenance domain-containing protein 2-like, coding for FQQLLNVTSSSRWRFCAVLSHCFALSVAPPGLYNTLKLALLLSLVQNRVDERETFHNLDLLAVTTDSLVLDRLMTYSLQLASRGVRHQAAGEMFASLSRDGLGSGSANIHAGSSLLATGGVCMLGDLGGYKKDKLDAIQSALESGSVSLFVPGKKYGEDADQQISFPVLCSFWALADQSDASKRSLRADAVLGTVDLGPVSSQLADAFGLILQCRDVGGEQPLHTLQQAVHSGKPLYPSCWDFTTQDYQELLNHAQALRVEMSPGAEKMLHGYYMASRRVRTQSQGVKISVASIKLLISLSEAHCKLSLRPRVEEEDAVIAVLLCENSVTLKHGASALIIPPESVFPCDLKGVDGLQRRDDILEDLQQNILRFIYTYAPGAGSYITEE